The Pseudomonadota bacterium genome includes a region encoding these proteins:
- a CDS encoding pyridoxal-phosphate dependent enzyme — protein sequence MTHYRSALELIGSTPIVRVNRLDTGPCSLYLKLESQNPAGSIKDRIALKMIEEAERRGDLKPGATIVEGTAGNTGLGLALVAAQKGYRLILVIPDKMSREKISNVKAMGAEVILTRSDVGKGHPEYYQDLAAHIAETTENSYFINQFGNSDNPLAHETMTGPEILEQMGHALDAMIVGVGSSGTITGLSRHFAEAAPDLELVLADPEGSILADYIATGKVRDDAGGWLVEGIGEDFLPSISDFSRVGKAYSISDRESFLTARELLRSEGILGGSSTGTLVAAALRYCREQTRPKTVLTFVCDTGNKYLSKMYNDYWMREQGFLEVDKHGDLRDLIARPVATHDAITVGPDEPLSNAYKRMKLYDVSQLPVVEGKRIVGIIDESDLLMAVYNQEERFAEPISSAMVSELESVQVSAGIDELLPIFEHDHVAIVLDGDAFLGLITRVDLLNYLRRRADR from the coding sequence ATGACACACTACCGCAGCGCGCTCGAACTGATTGGCAGCACGCCGATCGTACGCGTCAACCGACTCGATACCGGGCCGTGCAGCCTGTACCTCAAGCTGGAAAGCCAGAACCCGGCCGGCTCGATCAAGGATCGCATTGCCCTGAAGATGATCGAGGAGGCCGAGCGACGCGGTGACCTCAAGCCCGGCGCGACTATTGTCGAGGGCACCGCCGGAAACACCGGTCTGGGGCTGGCACTGGTGGCCGCGCAGAAGGGCTATCGGCTGATTCTGGTCATTCCCGACAAGATGAGCCGTGAGAAGATTTCCAATGTCAAGGCAATGGGTGCCGAGGTCATCCTGACGCGTTCGGATGTCGGCAAGGGACACCCGGAGTACTACCAGGATCTGGCGGCGCATATCGCCGAGACGACCGAGAACAGCTACTTCATCAACCAGTTCGGCAATTCCGACAACCCACTGGCCCACGAAACCATGACCGGACCGGAGATTCTCGAGCAGATGGGCCATGCCCTTGATGCAATGATTGTCGGCGTGGGCTCGTCCGGCACGATTACCGGCCTGTCGCGCCATTTTGCCGAAGCCGCGCCCGATCTGGAGCTCGTGCTGGCCGATCCAGAGGGCTCGATCCTGGCCGACTATATCGCAACCGGCAAGGTCCGCGACGATGCCGGTGGCTGGCTGGTCGAGGGCATCGGCGAGGATTTCCTGCCGTCGATCAGCGACTTCTCGCGCGTGGGCAAGGCCTACTCGATCTCCGACCGGGAAAGCTTCCTGACCGCACGCGAACTGCTCAGGAGCGAAGGCATTCTCGGCGGTTCATCAACCGGGACGCTGGTCGCCGCCGCCCTGCGCTACTGCCGCGAGCAGACCCGCCCCAAGACGGTGCTGACGTTCGTGTGCGATACCGGCAACAAGTATCTGTCTAAAATGTACAACGACTACTGGATGCGGGAGCAGGGGTTTCTGGAGGTCGACAAGCATGGCGACCTGCGCGACCTGATTGCCCGCCCGGTTGCAACCCACGACGCCATTACGGTGGGGCCGGACGAGCCGCTATCGAACGCCTACAAGCGAATGAAGCTCTACGATGTCTCGCAGCTGCCGGTCGTCGAAGGCAAGCGCATTGTGGGCATCATCGACGAGTCCGATCTGCTGATGGCCGTCTACAATCAGGAGGAACGCTTTGCCGAGCCGATCTCCTCGGCCATGGTAAGCGAGCTGGAGTCGGTCCAGGTCAGCGCCGGTATCGACGAGCTGCTGCCGATCTTCGAGCACGACCACGTTGCCATTGTCCTCGACGGCGACGCATTTCTCGGCCTGATCACGCGCGTGGATCTGCTCAATTACCTGCGGCGAAGGGCAGACCGTTAG
- a CDS encoding cystathionine gamma-synthase, protein MSKLATRVIHAGQAPDPSTGAIMTPIYQTSTYVQKSPGDHQGYEYSRTHNPTRKAWEDCIADLEGGSHGFAFASGMAAVDSLMHLLQPGDEVVAMHDLYGGTWRLFERVRRQSSGLEFKFVDLTDTDAARATLSTRTRMIWVETPTNPMLQIVDIAAMAELARASNAWLVVDNTFATPMLQQPIDLGADIVLHSVTKYLNGHSDMVGGALVVNDEALAAKIAFIQNSAGGVQGPFDSFLVMRGVKTLALRMHAHCSNAARIADWLSEHPEVAAVIYPGLDTHPQKQLATTQMSGYGGMVSFDIGGDLERARRFLENTRLFALAESLGGVESLVNHPAIMTHGSLPRQRREQLGITDTLIRLSVGIEHIDDLIDDLSTALDRA, encoded by the coding sequence ATGAGCAAACTCGCCACACGAGTTATCCACGCCGGCCAGGCGCCGGATCCATCGACCGGGGCCATCATGACCCCGATCTACCAGACCTCCACCTACGTGCAGAAGAGCCCGGGTGATCACCAGGGCTACGAATACTCACGCACGCACAATCCGACGCGCAAGGCCTGGGAAGACTGTATTGCCGACCTCGAAGGCGGCTCACACGGCTTCGCGTTCGCCTCGGGCATGGCCGCGGTCGACAGCCTGATGCATCTGCTCCAGCCCGGTGACGAAGTGGTTGCCATGCACGATCTCTATGGCGGCACCTGGCGCTTGTTCGAACGCGTGCGCCGGCAATCATCCGGGCTGGAGTTCAAGTTCGTCGATCTGACCGACACCGATGCCGCCCGCGCCACCCTCTCGACCAGGACGCGCATGATCTGGGTGGAAACGCCGACCAACCCGATGCTACAGATCGTCGATATCGCGGCCATGGCTGAACTGGCGCGTGCTTCCAATGCCTGGCTGGTGGTCGACAACACCTTTGCAACGCCGATGCTGCAGCAGCCCATCGATCTGGGTGCCGATATCGTGCTGCACTCGGTGACCAAGTACCTCAACGGCCATTCGGACATGGTCGGCGGCGCCTTGGTGGTCAACGACGAAGCGCTTGCCGCGAAAATTGCCTTCATCCAGAATTCGGCCGGCGGCGTTCAGGGGCCGTTCGACAGCTTCCTGGTCATGCGCGGGGTCAAGACCCTGGCGCTGCGCATGCACGCGCACTGCAGCAATGCAGCGCGCATCGCCGACTGGCTGAGCGAGCATCCCGAGGTTGCGGCGGTGATCTATCCGGGCCTGGACACGCATCCCCAAAAGCAGCTGGCGACAACGCAGATGAGCGGGTACGGCGGGATGGTGAGTTTCGACATCGGGGGTGATCTGGAGCGTGCCCGACGTTTCCTGGAGAACACCCGCCTGTTCGCGCTGGCCGAGTCACTGGGCGGCGTCGAATCGCTGGTGAACCATCCGGCAATCATGACTCACGGCTCACTGCCCAGACAGCGACGCGAGCAACTCGGCATCACCGACACGCTGATCCGGCTGTCGGTAGGCATCGAGCACATCGACGATCTTATCGACGACCTGTCGACCGCACTCGACCGGGCCTGA
- a CDS encoding FHA domain-containing protein, which produces MQFRLKAASGPHTGQTFPLEQDTSIGSADDADIRLDDLMGRHLRIVYDGDTLMLEPAGKVWVNGEPVQRRPLKSGDEIRVGEHRFVLQAPGLRPPSVLRDAGPHRQRRGVWISLALIIAGALAAAAYFYWL; this is translated from the coding sequence ATGCAATTCCGCCTCAAAGCCGCTTCCGGCCCGCACACCGGGCAGACCTTCCCGCTGGAGCAGGACACTTCCATCGGCTCGGCCGACGACGCCGACATCCGTCTCGACGACCTGATGGGGCGTCATCTGCGCATCGTCTACGACGGCGATACCCTGATGCTCGAGCCGGCCGGCAAGGTCTGGGTCAACGGTGAACCGGTCCAGCGCCGGCCGCTGAAATCGGGCGACGAGATTCGCGTCGGCGAACACCGGTTCGTGCTGCAGGCACCGGGACTGCGGCCGCCCAGCGTTCTCAGGGATGCCGGGCCGCATCGGCAGCGCAGGGGCGTGTGGATCTCACTGGCCTTGATCATCGCCGGCGCGCTGGCAGCCGCGGCGTATTTCTACTGGCTGTGA
- the truD gene encoding tRNA pseudouridine(13) synthase TruD gives MTPYAWGEPVTRGVIRQSPEDFRVIEELGHEPDGSGEHLWLWVEKRERNTVDVAVDLARCAQVHPRRIGFAGLKDRRAVTRQYFSIHLPGQADPDWSGWDIPGVRILEGRRCLRKIQRGRLIGNRFELVVRAVSGARDRIEERLVRIADDGVPNGFGEQRFGGNNVARAYALFRGALRRKPSGSKRGFYLSAARSLIFNRILAERIEQGSWNELIPGDLAVLDGSRSFFRADANDPEQRRRVDELDIHPSGALAGAGDSPAGEAAAALENRQFEAHRELVEGLARFGMRQERRALRMRVAGLEWSFPDDSTLQLAFSLHTGSYATSVLRELVDYQTDHSQ, from the coding sequence GTGACCCCGTATGCCTGGGGAGAGCCGGTCACCCGCGGAGTCATCCGGCAGTCGCCGGAGGACTTCCGGGTGATCGAGGAGCTGGGCCATGAGCCGGACGGAAGCGGCGAGCATCTGTGGCTGTGGGTGGAGAAACGGGAGCGCAACACTGTTGATGTCGCTGTCGACCTGGCGCGCTGCGCCCAGGTTCATCCGCGCCGGATCGGTTTCGCCGGCCTCAAGGATCGCCGCGCCGTCACCCGCCAGTATTTTTCCATTCACCTGCCCGGACAAGCCGACCCGGACTGGAGCGGCTGGGACATTCCCGGCGTGCGCATTCTCGAAGGTCGGCGCTGTCTCCGCAAGATTCAGCGCGGCAGGCTGATCGGCAACCGCTTCGAGCTGGTCGTTCGCGCCGTGTCGGGGGCGCGTGATCGCATTGAGGAACGGCTCGTCCGGATCGCGGACGATGGCGTGCCCAACGGCTTTGGCGAGCAGCGATTCGGCGGCAACAACGTTGCCCGTGCCTATGCGCTGTTTCGCGGTGCGCTGCGCCGCAAGCCGTCCGGATCCAAGCGCGGATTCTATCTGTCGGCAGCGCGCTCGCTGATCTTCAACCGGATACTGGCTGAACGGATTGAACAGGGCAGCTGGAACGAGCTGATTCCAGGAGACCTGGCGGTACTCGACGGCTCGCGATCATTCTTTCGCGCCGATGCAAACGACCCTGAACAGCGTCGCCGGGTTGACGAACTCGATATCCACCCCAGCGGGGCGCTGGCCGGTGCCGGTGACAGCCCGGCCGGGGAAGCGGCCGCTGCTCTCGAAAACCGTCAGTTCGAGGCCCACCGGGAGCTGGTCGAGGGTCTGGCCCGGTTCGGTATGCGCCAGGAGCGAAGAGCGCTGCGCATGCGCGTTGCGGGGCTTGAATGGTCGTTTCCCGACGACTCGACTCTGCAGCTGGCCTTTTCGCTGCATACCGGCAGTTATGCCACCTCGGTGCTGCGCGAATTGGTCGATTATCAGACGGATCACAGCCAGTAG
- a CDS encoding cell division protein FtsB: MRIILIVLAVVLILLQLRLWQEVREVRALREMVEQQLAENKALEQRNEALAAEVEDLRAGLEAIEERARSELGLIREDEEFYLIVDPEEVDPEP, from the coding sequence ATGCGCATCATCCTGATCGTGCTGGCCGTAGTGCTGATCCTGCTGCAATTGCGCCTGTGGCAGGAGGTGCGCGAGGTGCGCGCGCTGCGCGAGATGGTCGAGCAGCAGCTCGCCGAAAACAAGGCCCTCGAACAGCGCAATGAAGCACTGGCCGCCGAGGTCGAGGACCTGCGTGCCGGCCTGGAAGCGATCGAGGAACGGGCTCGGTCCGAACTCGGGCTGATTCGCGAAGACGAGGAGTTCTACCTGATCGTCGACCCCGAAGAGGTCGATCCCGAGCCCTGA
- the dapE gene encoding succinyl-diaminopimelate desuccinylase, with protein sequence MATVPGQTESDTVVELSGALIARRSVTPDDAGCQDLIARRLKAAGMTVESLDVEDVCNLFARHGQGSPHLMLLGHTDVVPPGPEADWSSPPFAPTLRDGKLYGRGAADMKSSVAAFVVALEQWLAACPDHPGTISLLLTSDEEGSARHGVRAVVPWLERHQLLPDACLVGEPSGRDRLGDVIRIGRRGSIQASLKVFGRQGHTAYAAPQDNPVHRAAPLLAALARLEFDDGDEHFPPTRLQVSNLQAGTGADNVTPGELIVMFNLRNNPNTGADELEQRLRRLIGDLDPGPYELDWRISGEPFGPATGLLPGVVQAACRSVLGHAPAADTGGGTSDGRFLGSLGIPVVELGPVNRSIHQVDEHIALDDLRRLPGLYRAVINGFLNAAAQPCASS encoded by the coding sequence ATGGCAACAGTACCCGGCCAAACCGAAAGCGATACCGTTGTTGAGCTGAGTGGCGCGCTGATCGCGCGTCGCTCGGTCACGCCTGATGATGCCGGCTGTCAGGATCTGATTGCACGCCGGCTCAAGGCGGCCGGCATGACGGTGGAATCGCTCGACGTCGAGGATGTGTGCAATCTATTCGCCCGGCACGGCCAGGGATCACCACACCTGATGCTGCTTGGGCATACCGATGTGGTTCCGCCGGGTCCGGAGGCCGACTGGTCCTCACCGCCGTTCGCACCCACTCTTCGCGATGGCAAGCTCTACGGGCGCGGTGCGGCGGACATGAAGTCGTCCGTGGCGGCATTCGTCGTGGCACTGGAGCAGTGGCTTGCCGCTTGTCCCGACCATCCCGGGACGATCTCCCTGCTTCTGACCTCTGATGAAGAAGGCTCCGCTCGTCACGGTGTGCGCGCCGTTGTCCCCTGGCTGGAGCGGCACCAGCTGCTGCCGGATGCCTGCCTGGTCGGCGAGCCTTCCGGACGCGATCGACTCGGAGACGTGATTCGGATCGGGCGACGCGGATCCATCCAGGCCAGCCTGAAGGTATTCGGCAGGCAGGGCCACACCGCCTACGCAGCGCCGCAGGACAATCCCGTGCATCGCGCCGCCCCCCTGCTGGCCGCGCTCGCGCGGCTCGAATTCGACGACGGCGACGAGCATTTTCCGCCGACTCGGCTGCAGGTTTCCAACCTGCAGGCCGGGACCGGCGCCGACAACGTCACGCCCGGTGAGCTGATCGTCATGTTCAACCTGCGCAACAACCCCAATACCGGTGCGGATGAGCTTGAACAGCGCCTGCGCAGGTTGATCGGTGACCTTGATCCGGGGCCGTACGAGCTGGACTGGCGCATTTCCGGTGAGCCCTTCGGGCCTGCAACCGGGCTGCTGCCCGGCGTGGTGCAAGCGGCCTGCCGCAGTGTGTTGGGCCACGCCCCGGCAGCGGACACCGGTGGCGGCACCTCCGATGGACGCTTTCTGGGCTCGCTCGGAATCCCGGTGGTCGAACTCGGGCCGGTCAATCGCAGCATTCACCAGGTCGACGAGCACATCGCCCTGGACGATCTGCGTCGCCTGCCCGGACTCTACCGGGCGGTCATCAATGGCTTTCTGAATGCGGCGGCTCAACCATGCGCATCATCCTGA